One genomic segment of Gossypium arboreum isolate Shixiya-1 chromosome 3, ASM2569848v2, whole genome shotgun sequence includes these proteins:
- the LOC108484545 gene encoding NAC domain-containing protein 83-like — protein MMEKLNFVNNGVLRLPPGFRFHPTDEELVVQYLRRKVLAWPLPASIIPEVDVCKADPWDLPGDLEQERYFFSTREAKYPNGNRSNRATFSGYWKATGIDKQIVSCRGNQVVGMKKTLVFYRGKPPQGTRTDWIMHEYRLVTADTCNAPHKKNQTQNHVVAVENWVLCRIFLTKRSGGATKNEEDSLQSSNEKGVGKARRKSPVFYEFLSKERTNLNLAPASSSSCSSGITQVSNNDTDDHEESSSCNSFPYFRRKP, from the exons ATGATGGAGAAGCTTAATTTTGTAAACAACGGTGTGCTTAGATTGCCTCCTGGATTCCGTTTCCATCCTACTGATGAAGAGTTAGTCGTTCAGTACTTGAGAAGAAAGGTGCTTGCTTGGCCCTTACCTGCCTCTATCATACCCGAAGTTGATGTTTGCAAAGCAGATCCTTGGGACTTGCCAG GTGATTTGGAGCAAGAGAGGTACTTCTTTAGCACAAGAGAAGCCAAGTATCCCAATGGGAACAGGTCCAACAGAGCCACGTTTTCAGGATATTGGAAAGCCACAGGAATTGACAAACAAATTGTAAGTTGTAGGGGCAACCAAGTAGTGGGTATGAAGAAAACTCTTGTTTTCTATAGAGGAAAGCCCCCACAGGGGACTAGGACCGACTGGATCATGCATGAATATCGCCTTGTTACCGCTGACACCTGCAATGCCCCACATAAGAAGAACCAAACTCAG AACCATGTCGTGGCAGTGGAAAATTGGGTGCTGTGCCGCATATTTTTGACGAAAAGAAGTGGTGGTGCTACTAAAAACGAGGAAGACAGTCTGCAATCTAGCAACGAGAAGGGAGTTGGTAAAGCAAGGAGAAAGAGCCCTGTTTTCTATGAATTCCTGAGCAAGGAGAGGACGAACCTAAATCTTGCCCCAGCATCCTCCTCATCTTGCTCCAGTGGGATCACACAGGTTTCAAATAATGACACGGATGACCACGAAGAAAGCAGTAGTTGCAATAGTTTTCCTTATTTCAGAAGAAAACCTTAA